In the Streptomyces cinnamoneus genome, TGGTCACCTTGACGGGGTAGAGCTGCTTGAAGGCGCTCCACAGCCGCTCCAGGTCCCACTCCTCGGCGAAGCCCTCGACGGTCTCCTGGCGGATGTAGTCGTCGATGGTGTCGTCCATGAAGTGCTGGATCTGCTCGTGCAGGTCCTCGCCCTCCAGGACGCGGCGGCGCTCGGCGTAGATGACCTCACGCTGGCGGTTGAGGACCTCGTCGTACTTCAGGACGTTCTTACGGGTCTCGAAGTTCTGCTGCTCGACCTGCGACTGGGCGGAGGCGATGGCACGGGTGACCATCTTGTTCTCGATCGGCACGTCGTCGGGGACGTTGGCCATGGCCATGACGCGCTCGACCATCTGGGCCTTGAACAGGCGCATCAGGTCGTCGCCCAGGGACAGGTAGAAGCGGGACTCGCCGGGGTCGCCCTGTCGGCCGGAACGGCCGCGCAGCTGGTTGTCGATGCGGCGGGACTCGTGGCGCTCGGTGCCCAGGACGTACAGGCCGCCCAGCTCCTTGACCTCCTCGAACTCCGCCTTGACCGCGGCCTCGGCCTTCTCCAGGGCTGCGGGCAGCGCGGCGGCCCACTCCTCGACGTGCTCCACCGGGTCCAGGCCGCGCTGGCGCAGCTCCGCCTCGGCGAGGTCGTCGGGGTTGCCGCCGAGCTTGATGTCGGTACCACGGCCGGCCATGTTGGTGGCGACGGTGACGGCGCCCTTGCGGCCGGCCTGGGCGACGATCGACGCCTCGCGCTCGTGGTGCTTGGCGTTGAGCACCTCGTGCTGGATGCCGCGCTTGGACAGCTGCTGCGAGAGGTACTCGGACTTCTCGACCGAGGTGGTGCCGACCAGGATCGGCTGGCCCTTCTCGTGCTTCTCCGCGATGTCCTCGACGACGGCGGCGAACTTCGCGACCTCGGTGCGGTAGATGAGGTCGGACTGGTCCTTGCGGACCATCGGCCGGTTCGTCGGGATCGGCACCACGCCGAGCTTGTAGATCTGGTGGAACTCGGCGGCCTCGGTCATGGCCGTACCGGTCATACCGGACAGCTTGTTGTAGAGGCGGAAGAAGTTCTGGAGGGTGATCGTGGCGAGCGTCTGGTTCTCGTCCTTGATGTCCACCCCTTCCTTCGCCTCGATGGCCTGGTGCATGCCCTCGTTGTAGCGGCGGCCGGCGAGGATACGGCCGGTGTGCTCGTCGACGATCATGACTTCGCCGTCCATGACGACGTAGTCCTTGTCCTTCTTGAACAGTTCCTTCGCCTTGATGGCGTTGTTCAGATAGCCGACGAGCGGGGTGTTGACCGACTCGTAGAGGTTGTCGATGCCCAGCCAGTCCTCGACCTTGCTCACGCCGGCCTCGTGGATGGCGACCGTGCGCTTCTTCTCGTCGACCTCGTAGTCGCCGGTCTCCTCGACGCCCTTCTGCGGGTTCGCCGGCTCACCCTTGGTCAGCCGGGTGACCAGCTTGGCGAAGTCGCCGTACCACTTGGTGGCCTGGTCGGCGGGGCCGGAGATGATCAGCGGCGTACGGGCCTCGTCGACCAGGATGGAGTCGACCTCGTCGACCACGGCGAAGTTGTGGCCGCGCTGCACCAGCTCCTCCTGCGACCACGCCATGTTGTCGCGGAGGTAGTCGAAGCCGAACTCGTTGTTCGTGCCGTAGGTGATGTCGCAGGCGTACTGCTCGCGGCGCTGCGCCGGCGTCATGTTGGCGAGGATGCAGCCCACGGACAGGCCGAGGAACTTGTGCACCCGGCCCATCAGTTCCGAGTCGCGCTCGGCGAGGTAGTCGTTCACCGTGATCAGGTGGACGCCGTCGCCGGAGAGGGCGTTCAGGTACGCGGGGAGGGTGCCGACGAGGGTCTTGCCCTCACCGGTCTTCATCTCCGCGACGTATCCCATGTGCAGGGCGGCGCCGCCCATGAGCTGCACGTCGTAGTGACGCTGGCCGAGCACCCGCTTTGCGGCCTCGCGGACGGTCGCGAAGGCCTCGGGCATCAGGTCGTCCAGGCTCTCGCCATCGGCGTACCGCTGCTTGTACTCCTCGGTCAGGGCACGCAGCTCGGCGTCGGAGAGGCCGACGAAGTCCTCTTCGATGGAATTGACCTGGTCCGCGATGCGGTGCAGCTTGCGCAGGATCTTGCCTTCTCCTGCACGCATGATCTTGCCGAAGACGGACACGTAGGCTGGCTCCTTGCCGGTCGGGCCTGGGCACGGTGGGGTGCGCGGGCACGACGGGACAGTCCCCGCCGCAACGGCCATCGTAAGCGAGGACCCCACCGCGCCGGGAGGTCCGTCATTGCCGAGGCCGGGTGTCACCCGCAGTGAGAACGAACGGCGGTCCCCGAAGGTGCCGGGCGGCGATGATTCGGGCTCATTCTCCACCTCCCTCCCTAGACTCCGGCCATGGAGCCCATAAGCCTGAAAACAGACCGCCTCGTCCTGCGCCCCTTCGCGCCGTCGGACGCGCCCGCCGTCCACGCGGCCTGTCAGGAACCGGACATTCCGCGCTATACGAGCGCACCCTCCCCTTATACGCCCGAGCACGCGCGCGTGTTCGTCGAGGACACCTGCCCCAAAGGCTGGCGGGAGGACTCCCTGTACACCTTCGGCCTCTTCACCCGGGACGACGCACAGCGGCTGGTGGGCTCGATGTGCCTCGTCCGGCTCGCGCTGTCCACGCCCGAACGCCAGGCCGAGCTGGGCTACTGGACGGCGAAGGAGCAGCGCGGCCGCGGCTACACCGTGGAGGCGGCGCGCGAGGTGGTCCGCTGGAGCTTCGCGGACCTGGGCGTGGAACGCATGGAGTGGTACGCGGAGGCCGGCAACGAGGCGTCGCGCGCGGTGGCCCTGAAGATCGGATTCCGGATGGAGGGCACCATGCGCGCGAAGATCCCCTACAACGGCACCCGCCGCGACGCCTGGGTCGGCTCGCTGCTGCCCTCCGACCTGGGGCTGCCGACGGACGCCGCCTACCTGCCCTTCCCGGAGCGCGGCTGATCGCCACGGCCGTTGTCAGTGGCCGCCCCTAAGGTGTGCCGCATGACAACTGCCGCCGCCGCACAGGGCCGTGGGGCCCGGGTCCGCTCCCGTGCCGACCTCCCGCACCGGGCCGAAGCCGAGCTCTCCGCCGACGAGGCGCGTCGCATCGCGCTGCGCGCCCAGGGCCTGCTGGGCGCACCCGACCGGCGGGCGGGGGTACGGGGGGTGCTGCGCCGGCTGGGGGCGGTCCAGCTGGACACGATCTCGGTGCTGGCCCGGTCGCACGAACTGGTGCCGTACGCCCGGCTCGGCGCCATCGGGCGGGACGCGGTCGAGTCGGCGTACTGGAGCGGAGACCGCGCCTTCGAGTACTGGTCGCACGCCGCCTGTCTGCTGCCCGTCGAGGAGTGGCCGCTCTTCGCCTTCCGGCGCCGGGCCTTCCAGGCGCGCGGGCACCGCTGGCACGTGATGGCGGACGCCGAGCGCTCCTGCGCGGCCGTCCGGGACCGTCTGAAGGCCGACGGCCCCCTGACGGCCACGGAACTGGGCGGCGCCAAGAACGGCGGCGAGTGGTACGACTGGTCCGAGACGAAGATCGCGGTCGAATGGCTGCTCGACACCGGCGAGGTCGTCTGCACCCGGCGCCGCGGCTGGAAGCGCGTGTACGACCTGGCCGAGCGCGCGGTGCCGGACGAGCTCTTCCACGACGACCTCGACGACGCCACGTGCACACGGCGCCTGGTGGCGCAGGCCGGCGCGGCGATGGGCGTGGCCACCCGGGCGGACCTGGCGGACTACCACCGGCTCAAGGGCGAGCAGGTCGACGCGGTGATAGCGGACACGGGCCTGGTGCCGGTCGAGGTGGCGGGCTGGGGCAAGCCGGCGTGGGCCGATCCGGCGGCGCTGGCCACCGAGCCCCGGGGACGGCATCGCACGACGCTGCTCTCGCCGTTCGACTCACTGGTGTGGGACCGGCCGCGCACGGAGCGGATGTTCGGCTTCACCCACCGGCTGGAGGCCTACGTGCCCAAGGAGAAGCGGGTCCACGGCTATTTCGCCATGCCGCTGCTGACGGGCGGCCGGCTGGCGGGCCGCGTGGATCCCGCGCGCGACGGCAGGACGCTGGTGGCCCGGCAGGTGTCCCTCGCGGGTCCGAAGGCCGTCGAGCCCATGGCGCGTGCGTTGTGGGAGGCGGCCGGCTGGGTGGGCTGCGACGCGGTGCGGATCGAGCGCTGCGACGACGCGGAGCTGGCGGCGCGCCTGCGGGCGGCGGTCGCCTGAGCACGGTGCGGGTGCCCTCCTCCGCCCTCCTGCCGGGCGGCGGCTCCCTGGGTCAGCGGATCTCCAGGATCTTCTCCCGCATCGCATAGACCACGGCCTCCATGCGCGAGTGCAGCTGGAGCTTCTCCAGGATGTTGCGCACGTGGTTCTTCACCGTGTTCTCGCTGATGAACAACTCCTTGGCGATGTCACGGTTGTTCATACCGGTGGCGACGAGCTTGAGCACCTCGAGCTCGCGGTCGGTGAGCCGCGGCGCCGGCACGAGCCGCCGCTCGTCGGTCCGCTGGATCATCGACTTGAACTCGGTGAGCAGCTTCGACGCCATCGAGGGGCTGATCTGCGACTGCCCGTCGGCGACGGCGCGGATCGCCGTCGCCACCTCGTCGGTGGAGATCTCCTTGAGGAGGTAGCCGGTGGCTCCGGCCTTGATGGCGTCGTAGAGGTCGGCTTCCTCGTCGCTGATCGTCAGCATGATGATCTTCGCGCTGGGGGCCACCTCCTTGATGGAGGTGCAGGCCTCGATGCCGCCGCGCTTGGGCATCCGCACGTCCATCAGCACGATGTCGGGCAGCAGGTCGGCCGCCTTGTCCACGGCCTCGGCGCCGTCGCCCGCCTCCCCGACGACCAGGATGTCCTCCTCCTGCGCCAGGACGATCTCCAGACCGCGCCGGAAGAGCGCGTGGTCGTCCACGACCAGGACCCTGATCGGCTCCTCGCGGGTGGTGCCCCCGCCCCGGTCCGCGCAGCGTGCGCCCTCGTCGTCGTCATCGCCGGGCACGAGTACGGGCCCGAACCTCTCCGCCATCGTTCCTCCCCCTCGAGGCCGGCCCCTCGCCGTCGGTCGGTGCTGTACCGCGCCAATCGATTCCGGCGGACCGGCGGTTGGCCGCCCGGCCATGATTTCATGCCGGACCGCCGGGATCGGCTTTCCCGGCCGCACGGTGGTGCCCCGGGAGCGTGGAACGCTCCTGGGGCACCGTCACACGGTCTGCGGCTCACCCGGGCCACGGCCGGTCGTTTCCGGCCACGGCCCCGCGCTCAGCCGCCCAGCTCCCCGCCCGCACCACCGGGCTCTCCTTCGAAGAGCGGGTCGGCGTTGAGGTGGATGACGCCGTAGTCATAGGCGTGGCGTCGGTAGACGACGCTGGGCATCTTTGTCTCGGAGTCGACGAAGAGATAGAAGTCGTGGCCGACCAACTCCATTTCGTAGAGCGCCTGATCGAGAGTCATCGGCGCGGCGGAGTGGGTCTTCTCGCGGACCACCAGGGGGCCTTCTCCCCTGATCTCCAGTGGTCCGATGTGGGTGACGGGCACCTCGCCCTCGCCCTGCTCCGTGGTGAGTTCACCGCTGGCGTTGATCCCCGCGGCACCGATCACCGTCGCCGCGACGCCGGACGCCGGGATCCGGCCGTTGCCCCGGCGGTCGTGCCGCTTGTCGTGCTCCTTGCGCAGCCGGGCCTCGAGTTTGGCGGCGGCCAGGTCGAGCGCAGCATAGGGATCCGTCGCCGCCGCCTCCGCCCGGATCACCGGTCCACGCGAACGTACGGTGATCTCCACGCGGTCGGAGCGGTCGGACTGCCTGGGGTTGGGCTCCTTGGACACCTCCACGTCGAGGCTGATCACCTTGCCGTCGAGCTTCTGGACCTTGTCCAGCTTCAGCTTCTCGGCCACGTGCTTGCGAAACCGCTCGGGCACCTCTGTCTTGCGGCCCTTGACGACGATGTCCACGCAGAACTCCGTTCCCGGATCGCTCCGCCGAAGGTTGCGGAGCGCATCCCTCTTGCATCAGGCTCCGGGGATCCCCAGAGCCACCGACTAGGCGGTTTTCACCTCCTCCTCCCCAGGGGACAAGATCCACACCCCACCGGCTGCGCGCTTCCTTCCAGCTTCGATGAAGGGATACGAAGCGCGCCAATCGGAGATTTGAGGCATAGCTCCTGCCATTCCTCACAACCGAACATATCTCGCTCGGAAGCCCGTCGGTACCCCCTGTTGCAACGTACCTCCATTCAGGTGTTTTCCTGCCGTTTCCCACAGGAACGCGTTACGTTCCACGCCAGTTCCGGTTGTTTTCGAAACTTCGCGATGCAGCTGCGATCACCGCGGCACCGGCAACCGGCCCACCCGACAGCCGGACCGCACGGGCCGCCTCCGCCAGGGAAGCGCCCGTCGTCATCAGGTCGTCCACCAGCACCACCGGCCCTCCGGTCCGCCACAGCCGGCTCACCCCCGCGGCTACCCCCATTGCCCCTGACACATTCGCCCGGCGCTGCCGGGCGTCGAGCCCGGCCTGGTCCGCCACCGCGCGCCGCAGGCGCAGCACCGGGGCCACCCGCGCGGGCACCCCGGCCCCCCGCAGCTCCCGGGCCGCCGCCAGCGCGAGGCGCCGCCCCGCGTCATGGCCCCGCCCGGCCACCGACCTCCGCGCGGAAGGCACCGGGACGAGCAGTAACGGCCCGCTCGGGCCCCGCCCGCCCCACCCCGCTGCTGTGTGACCGGCCCCCCGCACCACACCCGCCAGCGCGGCGCCCAGCGGTTTCGCCAGAGCGAGCGCACCCCGCTCCTTGTGCGCGAGCAGCACCGACCGCACACCCTCCGCATAGGGAGCGGCCGCGTGCACGGGCGGCAGCCCCGGCGGTTCCGGATCGGGCCGTACACGCCGGGCCTCCCGCCCGTTCAGCCGCGCACCGCAGCGCGCGCACAACACGGACCGCGGCAGGCCGCACCCCGCGCATTCGGCCGGCATCACCAGGCCGGCCATCTCCTGCCACCACCCGCGCATGGAACCACTCTCCCGCCGCGGAGGCCCCCTCGCCACCCCTGTGGATAACCTCCCGGGCAGGGCTACGACCAGCGACGACGCGTGACCGCCCGCTGTCGCGGCAGCCGGCGGGCCGCCCGGGCGGACAGCGGCGCACGCCGTCGCACGGCCGAGGGCGTCACCCCGGATAGACCGGAGCCGAGCCCTCCTTGCCCACGAGCTTCCAGTTGGTGTCCGGCAGCAGCCGCACGATGCCGCCCTCGCCCTCGGCGACCAGCGCCTGGGACTTGGCGGGGTTCTCCGAGGCGGCGACGCCGCGCACGCCCGTGATGCCGGGCAGGCCGGCGCCGTTGCCCTGCGAGCCGTCCGTCTCCACGTACTGCAGCTGCTGGAGCCCGCCCTGCTCGCTGCCGGCCACCAGGAGCCGGCTCGCCCCCGCCCAGGACACCGCGCTGACGTCCTCCAGCCGCGGCGCCACGGAGCGCAGCTCCTGCACCGACAACGTCGTCCGTCCCGCGCTCGCGTGCCGCTCGACCCTGCCGAGCTTGAGGGTCGTATGGTCGCCCTTCGTCACCAACAGCGCCACCCGCACCCCGTCCGCGGCCACCCGCAGCCCGGTGACACGGCCGTCGAGCCCCGCCACCGGCACCTCCTCCGGCGCCCCGGTGCCGCCGGGCAGGCGCAGCAGCCTGGGCCGGTCCGGGTCCTGGTCGGCCACCCACAGGTCACCGAGCCCGTCCCAGCTCGGCGCCGTCAGCCCCGTCTTCGGCGCCGTGCCCCCGTGGACGGCCAGCCGGGCCTCGCCGAGCGCCGCGCCGGCCCGCATGGCCGTCACATACAGCGACTGGCCGTTCGCCGATACGCCCGCGGCATGCCCGTCACCGCGTTCCACCGCCACCGACCGCAGCGGCACACCGCCGTCCGCACCCAGCGGACCGGGTACCCGGTGCGCCTCGTCGTCGCCGTCGGTCAGGGCGACCATCCGGTGCTGACCGTCGACGAAGTACTGCCGGCCCGGCCGGCCCGACGTCTGCTCGGAGGCGTACGACTTCGCCTCCTCCTTGCCGAGCACGCACAGCCGCGAGCCGTCCTTGCGCTGCAACGTCACGTCCGTGACCTTGGCCGACTCCTGGACCGTGTACAGCAGCTGCGCTGCCATGCGCAGGCACTGCTCCTGGCTGGCGCCCGCCACCCGGTCGTTGAGCCGCACCTTGAGCGCGTTGGAGTCGTCCAGCGACAGCCGCCGGTCCTCCAGGCGCGTACCGCTCGGGAAGGACGTCACGGCGACCGGGTCGAGCCAGCCCGTGGGCCCGTCCAGCAGCGCCCGCACGGTCGTGGTCACCGTGTCTATGCGCTTGCGCAGATAGACGGGGTCCGCGACGAGCCCCGGCCGGGCCTTGCCCGAGCCGCCCTCGCCGCTCCCCCGCTCAGCGAAGTAGTACTTGTTGACCGAACGGTAGATGCGCTGGAAGTCCGAGACACCGATCACCAGCCCGGCGTTCAGCTGGTCGATGCGCCACTCGCCGTCCTCCCGCGCCATGTGCAGCTGGGTCTTGAAGTCCTGCTCCTCCGGCGTGTACGCGTGCTTGGCGTCCACCGTCGCGACCTGCCGGCCGGTCAGCGTCACCGTGTAGGAACCCTGCTCCCGGTCCCCGCCGATGCGCTCCACCTTCACCTGCGGCGTCGCGGACAGCACCGTGGTGCGCGCCGACGGGTCCCACTGGCGCTTCACCGACTTCGCCAGGTACATCCGGGCCGTCTCGTAGTCCGGATCGTCACTGGTCGTCGCCTCCAGGAAGCCCGTCACGAGCTCCATCGGCTGCTCCGCCTTGCGCGGCGGCACGCCGTAGACACGCACCTGCGCGTCCGCGTCGGCGCGCTGCGAGGAGTCCACCGAGCTCACCTCGCCGCTGCCCGGCATCGACGCGCAGCCGGCCAGCAGCGCGCCGCAGGCCGCCAGCGCGACCAGACCCGCCGTACGCCGACGGCCGGTGCCCCTACCCCTGACCGTCACGGTCGCCTCCGGTCGCGTCGCGGCCATGCCCCGCGGGCTTGTCGTTCCTCACCCCGCCGTGCCGCGTCACCACGCGCGCACCGCTGCCGGGCAGCGCCGTCGGATCGGCCGTCGCCCGGACGTTCCGCGCCTGGGGCGGTACGGACACCGCCGACGCCTGCGGCTGGGGCGCGGGCGAGCCGCGACCCGGCAGCACGGGCGGCATCCCGGCCTCGTTCATCCCGCGGTTGCGCCGCGAGTCCTCCGGCTCCAGCGGGATCGGCGAACCGCGCAGCGTGTCGCCCGCCGTACGCGGCAGGGTCAGCCGGAACTGCGAGCCGCCGCCCGGCTCGCCCCAGGCCTGCAACCAGCCGCCGTGCAGCCGGGCGTCCTCCACGGCGATCGACAGGCCGAGGCCCGTGCCGCCGGTCGTCCGGGCCCGGGCCGGGTCGGCCCGCCAGAAGCGGTTGAACACGCGGGTCGCCTCACCGGGCTTGAGCCCCACGCCGTAGTCGCGCACCGCGACCGCGACCGCGCCGCCGGCCGCGGCCAGCCGTACGGCCACGTCCTTGCCCTCGCCGTGCTCCACGGCGTTGACCACCAGGTTGCGCAGCACGCGCTCCACCCGCCGGGCGTCCGCCTCCACGATCACCGGCTGCTCGCCGCCGCGCACCAGCAACCTGCTGCCCTTGCGGTCCGCCAGCGGAAGCGCCCCGTCTATCACCCGGTTCACCACGTCCCGCAGGTCTATCGGCTCGGCCTCCAGCGCCGCCGCGCCCGCGTCGAACCGGCTGATCTCCAGCAGGTCGGCCAGCAGCGACTCGAACCGGTCCAGCTGCCCGAACAGCAGCTCCGCCGACCGCGCGGTGACCGGGTCGAAGGAGTCCCGCGCCTCGTGGATGACGTCGGCCGCCATGCGTACGGTCGTCAGCGGCGTCCGCAGCTCGTGCGAGACGTCGGAGACGAACCGCCGCTGCATCCGCGACAGCTCCTCCAGCTGCTGGATCTTCACCTGGAGGTTCTGCGCCATCTTGTTGAAGGCCTCGCCCAGACGCGCGATGTCGTCCTCACCGGTGACCTTCATCCGCTCCTGCAGCACACCGGCGGCCAGCCGCTCGGAGATGCTCGCCGCCATCCGCACCGGGGTGACGATCTGCCGCACCACCAGCCAGGCGATGGCACCCAGCAGCACCACCACGAACACACCGGCCGTCGTCAGCGTGCCCTTGACCAGACTGAGCGACTTCTCCTCCTGAGTGAACGGGAAGAGGTAGTACAGCTGGTACGGCTTGCCGTTGACGTCGTAGAGCCGCTTGCCGACGATCAGCGCCGGCTCACCCTCGTCCGAGGCGCTGCGCTTGATCGTTCCGGGCTTCTCGAACGTCCCGGTCCTGCTGTCCAGCTGCCGCCGCAGATCGGCGGGCACGCTCAGCTCGGGGTCGATGTCACCGGACGCGCGCGGACCGCGCGTGCCGCCGCCCACGTACGAGGTGTCGCCGCTGTCGCCCGCGCTGAGCGCCACCACGTGGTAGACGCCCTGACCGCCGCTGGCCAGCTGCTGCACGAGGGCCGTCAGCCACGCGCCGGGGTCCGGGTTGGCCCGGCCGCCGGAGGGGGTGCCGTCCTGGCCCCGGCCGTCGGCCCCCGGGTCGGCGGCCGCGCGGGCCGCCTTGAAACCGCCCTCGGCCTGGCTCTGCGAAGCGTGCTGCTTCGCCTCCAGCAGGCCGTTGCGCACCTGCCCGATGACCACCAGGCCGAGGAGCAGGACCACGCCGAGCGACATCAGCAGCGTGGTGGCCACCACCCGCAGCTGGATGTTGCGCCGCCACAGCCGCATCGCGGGGAGCAGCGGACGCCGCACCCAGCGCACGTACAGCCGCAGCAGCGGGTGCACCGGCGCCGTGGCCGCACCGTCCGGCAGCAGCCTGCCGGCACGCCACAGACGCCTCAGGAAAGATATGCCGCCCGCCGTGTCGACGGGCCGCCCCGCGTCCCGCTCCGGGGCGGCACCGTTGCCCGACATGTCAGCTCGGCCCCGCCTTGTAGCCCACACCACGGACGGTCACCACGATCTCCGGCCGCTCGGGGTCCTTCTCGACCTTCGAGCGCAGCCGCTGTACGTGTACGTTCACCAGCCGCGTGTCGGCGGCGTGGCGGTAGCCCCAGACCTGCTCCAGGAGCACCTCACGGGTGAACACCTGCCACGGCTTGCGCGCCAGCGCCACCAGCAGGTCGAACTCGAGCGGCGTCAGCGCGATCGACTGGCCGTCGCGCTTCACCGAGTGCCCGGCCACGTCGATGACGAGGTCACCGATCGCCAGCTGCTCCGGCGCCGGCTCCTCCGACCTCCGCAGCCGCGCCCGGATCCGGGCCACGAGCTCCTTCGGCTTGAACGGCTTGACGATGTAGTCGTCCGCGCCGGATTCCAGCCCGACCACGACGTCGACCGTGTCGCTCTTCGCGGTCAGCATCACGATCGGCACCCCGGACTCGGCGCGGATCAGCCTGCACACCTCAATGCCGTCACGGCCCGGCAGCATCAGATCCAGCAATACAAGATCCGGTTTGGCCTCCCGAAAAGCGGCGAGTGCCTTGTCGCCGTCCGCTACGAACGACGGCTCGAAACCCTCACCACGAAGCACGATTCCGAGCATCTCGGCCAGTGCGGTGTCGTCGTCGACGACAAGGACGCGTCCCTTCATATCGACATCATCCCATTACCCGATCGTGACCTGGCACACAGCTCCGCCAAACCCTCCTCCGTCACGGGGGAAACAACCCCGTTTTCCGTGACAATCGCGGTCACCAACTCGGGCGGTGTGATATCGAACGCAGGGTTGTAGGCCTGCGTTCCGAGCGGTGCGAGGGGCG is a window encoding:
- the mtrA gene encoding two-component system response regulator MtrA, producing the protein MKGRVLVVDDDTALAEMLGIVLRGEGFEPSFVADGDKALAAFREAKPDLVLLDLMLPGRDGIEVCRLIRAESGVPIVMLTAKSDTVDVVVGLESGADDYIVKPFKPKELVARIRARLRRSEEPAPEQLAIGDLVIDVAGHSVKRDGQSIALTPLEFDLLVALARKPWQVFTREVLLEQVWGYRHAADTRLVNVHVQRLRSKVEKDPERPEIVVTVRGVGYKAGPS